In Polynucleobacter sp. TUM22923, one genomic interval encodes:
- a CDS encoding SET domain-containing protein-lysine N-methyltransferase yields MSKKKLLAPAIDRTRVVVQSSPIHGKGVFVAKTIKKGAAIIEYKGERISWKLAEKRHPHDPSDPNHTFYFSLEDGRCIDAKYGGNAARWINHSCKPSCETREDSFVGEPRVFIYAKRDLKVGEELFYDYSLDVEGPITKQMKKDYSCRCGAKKCRGTMLSLDSK; encoded by the coding sequence ATGAGTAAAAAGAAGTTGTTAGCTCCCGCTATTGATCGCACTCGAGTTGTTGTGCAATCTTCACCCATTCATGGGAAGGGTGTGTTTGTAGCTAAGACGATTAAAAAAGGTGCGGCCATTATTGAATACAAGGGCGAACGCATTAGTTGGAAGCTAGCTGAAAAGCGTCATCCACATGATCCTAGTGACCCTAATCACACCTTTTATTTTTCTCTTGAAGACGGTCGATGTATTGATGCGAAGTATGGCGGTAATGCGGCGCGATGGATCAATCATTCTTGTAAGCCTAGCTGCGAAACTCGCGAAGACAGTTTTGTCGGGGAGCCCCGCGTTTTTATTTACGCTAAGCGCGATCTCAAAGTTGGTGAGGAGTTGTTTTACGACTACTCACTTGATGTTGAGGGCCCCATTACAAAGCAGATGAAAAAAGATTACAGCTGTCGCTGTGGTGCAAAAAAGTGCCGTGGCACCATGCTGTCCCTTGACTCTAAGTAG
- a CDS encoding DUF3717 domain-containing protein has product MVFLSIQELELAINYWRSQSPAPGEELHLCPEAAALAKPYALMIMQGAQRVPMDILDESAMFAIQGYLKNIQNK; this is encoded by the coding sequence ATGGTATTTTTATCCATTCAAGAATTAGAGTTAGCAATTAATTATTGGCGCAGCCAATCACCCGCGCCAGGGGAAGAGCTTCACCTTTGCCCTGAAGCTGCAGCACTGGCTAAGCCTTATGCCTTAATGATCATGCAGGGCGCCCAAAGGGTGCCTATGGATATTTTGGATGAATCTGCAATGTTTGCTATTCAAGGCTATTTAAAAAATATACAAAATAAGTAA
- a CDS encoding ABC transporter ATP-binding protein translates to MRLQDTILKTVSLGKTFKGFQAVSDVNLNVARGSIHALIGPNGAGKTTCFNLLTKFLEPSSGQIIFNGLDITKERPAQIARRGIIRSFQISAVFPHLSVLENVRVALQQGLGSSFHFWKSGASLKVLHERVEELLCEVGLADFADVEAINLAYGRKRALEVATTLAMEPELMLLDEPTQGMGHEDVERVTELIERVSKGRTILMVEHNMKVVSSIANRITVLQRGSVLAEGSYQEVSCNPLVVEAYMGSQGGGVL, encoded by the coding sequence TTGCGCTTGCAAGACACCATATTAAAAACCGTCAGTCTTGGGAAAACCTTTAAAGGTTTTCAAGCGGTTAGTGATGTTAATTTAAATGTAGCTCGTGGCTCTATTCATGCTCTTATTGGGCCAAACGGCGCCGGCAAAACAACTTGCTTTAATTTGCTTACTAAGTTTTTAGAGCCATCTAGTGGCCAAATTATATTTAACGGTTTAGACATTACTAAAGAGCGCCCTGCCCAGATAGCGCGGCGCGGCATCATTCGTTCTTTTCAAATTTCAGCGGTCTTTCCGCACCTCAGTGTTTTAGAGAATGTCCGTGTTGCACTGCAGCAGGGATTGGGCTCGAGCTTCCATTTTTGGAAATCGGGCGCCTCTTTGAAGGTTCTTCATGAAAGGGTGGAAGAGCTTTTATGTGAAGTAGGTTTGGCTGATTTTGCCGATGTAGAGGCAATCAACTTGGCTTATGGTCGCAAAAGAGCGTTAGAGGTTGCGACCACCCTTGCAATGGAGCCGGAGCTCATGCTATTGGACGAGCCGACTCAAGGTATGGGGCATGAGGATGTGGAGCGGGTAACCGAGCTAATTGAGCGCGTGTCTAAAGGCCGCACCATCTTAATGGTGGAGCACAACATGAAGGTGGTTTCTTCAATTGCTAATCGCATCACCGTTTTGCAGCGTGGCTCGGTTCTAGCGGAGGGCTCTTATCAAGAGGTTTCTTGTAATCCGTTGGTTGTTGAGGCTTATATGGGCAGCCAAGGTGGGGGTGTGTTGTGA
- a CDS encoding ABC transporter substrate-binding protein, whose protein sequence is MKLKQITACLVAGALFGTNPVFAQSGSKVSGDVVKIGVLTDLSSIYSDLAGPGAVIAAKMAIADFSKDGIVIGKKIELVSADHQNKADIAANKAREWYDKDGVDVIVELVSTNVALAVMEVAEQKNKITLVSGAGSVTITNEKCTPNNVHWAYDTYALSNGTGKAVVKQGKKNWYFITADYAFGAALEKDATAVVTSNGGKVLGTSKHPFPNSDFSSYLLKAQASGADVVALANAGADTINTVKQASEFGVNKKQTVVPLLMFISDVHSLGLNAAQGMYLTEGFYWDKDDKTREFSKRFILQHKRMPTMVQAGVYSSVLAYLNAVQKAGTDDTQAVMKVLKSTNIDDGLFKGKIRADGKFEHDMYLLEVKKPSESKSPWDYYNVRAVIPAAEATQPLALSKCKLVTNK, encoded by the coding sequence ATGAAGTTAAAGCAAATAACCGCATGTCTGGTTGCGGGCGCTCTGTTTGGCACCAATCCAGTGTTCGCTCAAAGCGGCTCTAAAGTAAGTGGTGACGTTGTCAAAATTGGGGTGCTGACAGATTTATCCTCCATATATTCAGATTTAGCTGGCCCTGGCGCCGTTATCGCAGCAAAAATGGCGATTGCGGACTTTTCAAAAGACGGCATAGTAATTGGTAAAAAGATTGAGTTGGTAAGTGCTGACCATCAAAATAAAGCTGATATTGCCGCCAATAAAGCGCGAGAGTGGTACGACAAAGATGGTGTTGATGTCATTGTTGAATTGGTGTCGACCAACGTTGCTTTAGCGGTTATGGAGGTGGCTGAGCAAAAAAATAAAATTACTTTGGTCTCGGGTGCTGGTTCAGTAACCATTACCAATGAAAAGTGCACCCCAAATAATGTTCATTGGGCATATGACACTTACGCGCTATCAAATGGCACTGGCAAGGCTGTAGTTAAGCAGGGAAAAAAGAATTGGTACTTCATTACGGCGGACTATGCATTTGGAGCTGCGCTTGAAAAAGACGCTACTGCAGTGGTTACTTCGAATGGCGGTAAAGTTTTGGGAACTAGTAAGCATCCATTTCCTAATAGCGATTTCTCTTCATATCTACTAAAGGCGCAGGCTAGTGGTGCTGATGTGGTTGCTTTAGCTAATGCGGGCGCTGATACGATTAACACGGTTAAACAAGCCTCTGAATTTGGTGTCAATAAAAAGCAAACGGTTGTTCCATTGCTCATGTTCATTTCTGATGTGCATTCTTTAGGTTTGAATGCTGCGCAAGGAATGTATTTGACAGAGGGTTTTTATTGGGATAAAGACGACAAGACACGTGAATTTTCTAAGCGTTTTATTTTGCAACACAAGCGTATGCCAACCATGGTCCAAGCTGGCGTTTATTCATCAGTCCTTGCTTATTTAAACGCGGTTCAAAAAGCCGGCACTGACGATACCCAGGCGGTTATGAAGGTGTTGAAGTCTACAAATATTGATGATGGTTTGTTTAAAGGCAAAATTCGTGCTGATGGTAAGTTCGAGCATGATATGTATCTGTTGGAAGTGAAAAAACCATCTGAATCAAAGAGCCCTTGGGATTATTACAATGTGCGCGCAGTGATTCCTGCTGCCGAAGCAACGCAGCCACTTGCATTGTCAAAATGTAAATTGGTTACTAATAAGTAA
- a CDS encoding branched-chain amino acid ABC transporter permease, translated as MNLNVKWVYAVLVLLALLLPFQDFIYLVFAMKVLCFALFACAFNLLLGFTGLLSFGHAAFFGTSAYITAYLCKEIGLSPELAILLGVLCSAVLGFLIGALAIRRQGIYFAMVTLALSQMVYFLAVQLPFTGGEDGIQGVPRGMLFGFIDLKNDVTMYYFVLAVFLGGFALILRTVHSPFGQVLKAIRENEPRAISLGYNVDRFKLISFVLSAALAGLAGSLKTLVFQLATLTDVHWHMSGEVVLMTLLGGMGTILGPVVGASIVVGLQNYLANIGSWSTIATGFIFVICVLAFRRGVVGEIAHFFKSKS; from the coding sequence ATGAACTTAAATGTTAAGTGGGTCTATGCTGTTTTGGTTTTGTTGGCTTTGCTGCTACCCTTTCAGGATTTTATTTATTTAGTATTTGCTATGAAGGTGTTGTGCTTTGCTCTTTTTGCTTGCGCGTTTAATTTGTTATTAGGCTTTACGGGCCTTCTTTCTTTCGGGCATGCTGCCTTCTTTGGAACCTCCGCTTACATCACCGCCTATTTATGTAAAGAAATTGGCCTATCTCCTGAGCTTGCCATTCTTTTGGGCGTTCTTTGTTCTGCGGTGTTGGGTTTTTTAATTGGTGCGCTAGCGATTCGTCGCCAAGGTATTTATTTTGCGATGGTGACTTTGGCTCTCTCTCAAATGGTATATTTTTTAGCAGTACAACTTCCCTTTACTGGCGGTGAAGACGGAATTCAGGGTGTGCCTCGCGGAATGCTTTTTGGTTTTATTGATCTTAAAAACGACGTCACGATGTACTATTTTGTGTTGGCCGTTTTCTTGGGCGGCTTTGCTTTGATCTTGCGTACCGTGCACTCACCTTTTGGGCAGGTGCTTAAGGCTATTCGAGAGAATGAGCCGCGCGCTATTTCTCTTGGCTATAACGTTGACCGTTTTAAGTTGATTTCGTTTGTGCTTTCTGCCGCCCTTGCTGGTTTGGCTGGATCGTTAAAGACTTTAGTTTTTCAGTTGGCAACACTGACAGATGTTCATTGGCATATGTCGGGCGAAGTAGTGTTAATGACGCTTTTGGGTGGCATGGGGACTATTCTTGGCCCAGTAGTTGGTGCCAGCATTGTTGTTGGGCTTCAAAATTATTTAGCTAACATCGGCTCATGGAGCACTATTGCTACTGGCTTTATTTTTGTTATCTGTGTTTTGGCATTTCGACGCGGTGTCGTTGGTGAGATTGCTCATTTTTTCAAGAGCAAAAGCTAG
- the mnmG gene encoding tRNA uridine-5-carboxymethylaminomethyl(34) synthesis enzyme MnmG, with product MRYLKNFDVIVVGGGHAGTEAALASARMGCDTLLITHSIESLGAMSCNPSIGGIGKGHLVKEIDAMGGAMAAATDEAGIQFRILNSSKGPAVRATRAQADRVLYKAAIRHRLENQENLTLFQAAVDDLVVKGDKVQGVITQMGLEFTAKKVVLTAGTFLNGKIHVGLNNYAGGRAGDPAAVSLSDRLKELKLPQGRLKTGTPPRIDGRTIDFSVMLEQPGDLDPVPVFSYLGRPEQHPKQVPCWISHTNEQTHDIIRGGLDRSPMYTGVIEGVGPRYCPSIEDKIHRFASRNSHQIFLEPEGLTTNEFYPNGISTSLPFDVQWDLVRSIRGLEAAVIVRPGYAIEYDFFDPRHLRHSLETRAIGGLYFAGQINGTTGYEEAAAQGMLAGINAGLAAQGKEPWVPKRSESYIGVLVDDLITMGVQEPYRMFTSRAEYRLSLREDNADLRLTTIGHDFGLVDEYRWRTFCRKQEAVSRETSRLQDIWVGPKHHAAKALSQLLGQDLSHECSLAEILRRPGLTYDAITGLENGLWSVGSLDNDLGLAGQISDQVEISIKYQGYIDRQTAEIARQAYNESFPLPESLDYTEVVGLSKEVQQKLNLHKPETLGQAGRISGVTPAALSLLLVYLKKGLGRAQEEIHE from the coding sequence ATGCGCTATCTAAAAAATTTCGATGTCATTGTGGTTGGCGGCGGTCATGCTGGGACTGAGGCCGCACTTGCTTCGGCGCGCATGGGTTGCGATACCTTATTGATTACCCATAGTATTGAGAGTTTGGGCGCTATGAGCTGTAATCCTTCTATTGGAGGTATTGGTAAAGGCCACCTAGTTAAAGAGATTGACGCGATGGGTGGTGCCATGGCTGCAGCAACAGATGAGGCTGGAATTCAGTTTCGAATTCTAAATTCAAGCAAGGGGCCTGCGGTTCGCGCAACCCGCGCTCAGGCTGATCGTGTTTTATATAAGGCAGCCATTCGGCATCGCCTTGAGAACCAGGAAAATCTAACCCTTTTCCAGGCAGCCGTTGATGACTTAGTCGTCAAGGGCGATAAGGTCCAGGGCGTTATTACTCAGATGGGTTTGGAGTTCACTGCCAAGAAGGTAGTGCTTACTGCGGGGACGTTTCTGAATGGAAAAATCCACGTAGGATTAAACAACTATGCCGGGGGACGAGCAGGCGATCCCGCGGCTGTTTCTTTGTCCGACCGTTTAAAAGAGTTAAAGCTTCCGCAGGGAAGATTAAAAACAGGCACCCCACCCCGAATTGATGGCCGGACCATTGATTTTTCTGTCATGCTGGAGCAGCCCGGCGACTTAGATCCCGTGCCAGTGTTTTCTTATTTGGGTCGTCCCGAGCAACATCCCAAGCAGGTTCCTTGCTGGATTTCTCATACAAATGAGCAAACACACGACATTATTCGTGGCGGCCTAGATCGGTCTCCAATGTATACCGGCGTGATTGAGGGGGTTGGACCCCGTTACTGCCCCTCTATAGAAGACAAAATCCACCGCTTCGCTTCAAGAAACAGTCATCAAATATTTCTGGAGCCTGAGGGTCTTACAACTAACGAGTTTTATCCTAACGGAATCTCTACGAGCCTTCCCTTCGATGTTCAATGGGATTTGGTGCGCAGTATTCGGGGGTTGGAGGCCGCAGTAATTGTGCGACCTGGCTATGCAATTGAGTATGATTTTTTTGATCCCCGCCACTTACGCCATAGTCTGGAGACTAGGGCCATTGGTGGACTTTATTTCGCCGGCCAGATTAACGGCACAACAGGCTATGAAGAAGCAGCCGCTCAGGGCATGCTTGCCGGCATTAATGCGGGTTTAGCGGCCCAAGGTAAAGAGCCTTGGGTGCCTAAGCGAAGTGAGTCTTACATTGGTGTTTTGGTTGATGATCTGATTACCATGGGGGTCCAAGAGCCCTATCGTATGTTTACTAGCCGCGCCGAATACCGCTTAAGCTTACGTGAAGACAATGCTGATTTGCGCCTCACAACCATCGGACATGATTTTGGCTTAGTTGATGAGTATCGCTGGAGAACCTTCTGTAGAAAGCAGGAGGCTGTTTCACGTGAAACATCGCGACTTCAAGACATTTGGGTGGGCCCAAAACACCATGCAGCAAAGGCGCTATCACAGCTTTTAGGCCAAGACCTATCTCATGAGTGTAGTTTGGCTGAAATTTTACGTCGACCAGGCCTCACTTACGATGCGATTACTGGCTTAGAAAACGGCCTTTGGTCTGTAGGCAGCTTGGATAACGATTTAGGTTTGGCGGGTCAAATTAGTGATCAAGTTGAAATATCGATTAAATATCAAGGATATATAGATCGACAAACGGCAGAAATTGCACGACAAGCCTATAACGAATCCTTTCCCTTGCCTGAGTCTTTAGACTATACCGAGGTTGTTGGCCTATCCAAAGAGGTTCAGCAAAAGCTGAATCTTCACAAGCCAGAAACCTTAGGTCAGGCCGGCAGAATTTCTGGGGTCACCCCTGCCGCCCTTTCCTTGTTGCTGGTCTATCTCAAAAAAGGCTTGGGGCGCGCTCAGGAGGAAATTCATGAGTAG
- the rsmG gene encoding 16S rRNA (guanine(527)-N(7))-methyltransferase RsmG, giving the protein MSSELMALGIENIGLDLNSSNIADLDLFLQEMGRWNRVHNLTAIEGAEESVRLHLIDSITVLPIMRQFLTATNPKIADLGSGGGLPAIPIAIVQPTWHLTLIEAVRKKTAFLQHVRGRLALKNIEVLSERVEAVAQSRPGQFDAVISRAFTNLNHFLDLSLPLLKPGGLVFAMKARRADEELLGVSMSKWTLLADESLHIPLLAVERRLLVLSPAITPFTP; this is encoded by the coding sequence ATGAGTAGCGAACTAATGGCTTTGGGCATTGAAAATATAGGCCTCGATTTAAACTCCTCAAATATCGCGGACCTAGATCTGTTTTTGCAGGAAATGGGCCGCTGGAATCGGGTGCATAACTTAACGGCGATTGAGGGAGCTGAAGAGTCAGTACGACTGCATCTCATTGATTCTATTACGGTTTTACCAATTATGCGTCAGTTCTTGACAGCCACAAACCCCAAAATCGCCGATCTTGGCTCGGGCGGAGGTTTGCCTGCAATTCCAATAGCTATTGTGCAGCCAACTTGGCACTTAACGCTGATTGAAGCGGTTCGCAAGAAAACCGCCTTTTTGCAACATGTTCGAGGAAGGCTGGCTCTGAAAAACATCGAGGTACTAAGTGAGCGCGTCGAGGCGGTAGCGCAATCTAGGCCCGGACAATTTGATGCCGTTATTTCTAGGGCATTTACTAATCTCAATCATTTTTTAGACTTATCTTTGCCTTTATTAAAGCCCGGCGGCTTAGTGTTTGCCATGAAAGCAAGGCGTGCGGACGAAGAGCTGCTGGGGGTTTCCATGAGCAAGTGGACACTGCTCGCCGATGAGTCTTTGCATATTCCGCTTCTAGCGGTGGAACGACGCTTATTAGTGCTGTCCCCTGCGATAACCCCCTTCACTCCTTAA